One stretch of Rhizoctonia solani chromosome 8, complete sequence DNA includes these proteins:
- a CDS encoding Transposon Ty3-I Gag-Pol polyprotein — MSEKLSQFNCTIKYIEGSKNVLADALLRMYSEDKKGTEHAESKFVPDYKEEGIIRDARTRNPSVTQPVVTGMAAKVASKSQTTLAGVQRNPERKRVALVCYNPEIPGRAGQRTRAPRNQGNERVKENWNPNIRDEFVGEQILEEDPRETKPNKREETSPASIELEGGSWADNKQDKWDLLDRSDH; from the coding sequence ATGTCAGAGAAACTGAGTCAATTTAACTGCACAATTAAATACATTGAGGGATCAAAAAACGTCCTTGCAGACGCTCTATTGCGGATGTATAGTGAGGACAAGAAAGGCACTGAACATGCAGAAAGCAAGTTTGTGCCAGACTACAAGGAGGAAGGCATCATACGGGACGCACGCACGCGTAACCCATCAGTGACCCAGCCAGTAGTGACCGGAATGGCGGCCAAGGTGGCAAGCAAGAGCCAGACCACGTTGGCAGGTGTCCAACGGAACCCGGAGCGCAAAAGAGTGGCCCTGGTTTGCTACAACCCAGAAATACCGGGAAGAGCAGGGCAAAGGACCAGGGCACCACGTAACCAAGGAAATGAGCGCGTGAAAGAAAATTGGAACCCCAACATACGTGATGAGTTTGTTGGGGAACAAATTTTGGAAGAGGACCCAAGAGAAACCAAGCCCAACAAAAGAGAAGAAACCTCACCAGCAAGCATTGAGCTGGAGGGCGGGAGTTGGGCGGACAACAAACAGGACAAGTGGGACCTGCTGGACCGCTCAGATCACTGA
- a CDS encoding Retrotransposable element Tf2 protein, with the protein MLNGSSPQAGKIWKKAHLTFLFDGKCMTETFLICNTGSHAAILGIKWLEAHNPKINWNSRTLSFPHTPPEHAAIAEEEEADKNPLEGVPPKYHQYAKVFGEEEFNKLPPHRHYDIGIELTKEGPLNSPLYSMTDAKSATLKDWLRDELRAGKIRPSKSSISSPVMFVPKKDGSRCLVVDYRRLNNRTKKNVYPLPRPDNLMAQLCGAKVFTKLDLRWGYNNVRVKGDEWKTAFRTKYGLYESLVMTFGLTNAPAAFQHFMNELFKDLLDVCVIIYLDDILIYSKDDASHTKHVHEVLKWLMDNQLFCKASKCTFHVTSVEYLGIIVSDKGFSLDKLKIQAVQEWPVPTKVKEVQSFLGFANFLRCFVANFSHMARPLHNLVKKDTPWKWDIKEQEAFQGLKDAITNAPILCHADPSKPYFLETDASGAALGSILSQRQEDGRLHPLGFLSESFKGAKQNYDTHDKELLAIIRSFEYWRIFLEGTVHPVTVFTDHRNLEYWKESRTFNRRHARWHLLLAGYNFQIVYRPGKQSGKPNALSRRSDHANIPPADQTMLPESIFANVALVTPEKELQRQIELSLDQDKSLEEILQFLQNESKAPPSIKRAFKDYKMEAGLLFYQGRIVVPDVGSLRTDLLRIFHDSPLAGHPGRQRTLELVSRNYYWPGIQADTYWHVDSCETCQQIQKPKYASIPPQPLKRPSRPWQHVSYDMIVDLPKDGSSDSILVIVDSFTKYGIFVKCSKKLKAPELAELFLEHVWKRHGMPEKTILDRGRVFNNKFLRALYKRLGIDPHFSSAYHPQSNGQTEQVNPSIKHFLRAYSGVNQRDWTKWLPMAEFAYNNAVHSSTGKTPFKALYGWEPNLTPSNVPTNVPEADDLAETMEAQWKEVESALQQSKQQMVDGEYGAPVEFKVGEEAWLDAKNVNLKTLSPKLTEQRLGPFKVTQKISDRAYQLKLPPTMRIHNVFYVGLLSKVKRDDRRAFENCPPPVTVDGEEEYKVEGITDMEERDGKWFFRVKWKGYGSEENTWEPRENLKNAEKILKNFEKEMKKKVLGAAKALRGGAVS; encoded by the coding sequence atgctcaatgggtcgagcccccaggctggaaaaatttggaaaaaggcccacctaaccttcctatttgatggcaaatGCATGACCGAgaccttcctgatttgcaacaCCGGATcacacgccgccatcttaggAATCAAATGGCTGGAGGCCCATAACCCCAAGATCAATTGGAATTCCCGCACCCTCTCATTCCCCCACACACCACCGGAACACGCAGCTAttgccgaggaggaagaagcagacaagaacccccttgaaggagtaccccccaagtaccatcaatacgctaaagtatttggagaggaggaattcaataagctcccACCTCACAGGCACTATGACATTGGGATAGAACTTACCAAAGAGGGCCCATTGAACTCTCCTttgtatagcatgactgacgccaagtccgccacactcaaggactggctcagggacgaacTCAGAGCTGggaaaatccgccccagcaagtcATCCATTAGCTCCCccgttatgtttgtacccaaaaaggatggttcccgttgTTTGGTTGTAgactaccgccgcctcaataaccggaccaagaagaacgtgTACCCATTACCCCGTCctgacaacctcatggcccagctctgtggtgccaaggtcttcaccaagttagatctaagatggggttacaacaatgtccgtgttaaaggtgacgaatggaaaaccgcgttccgaaccaagtatggcctctatgagtccctggtcatgacctttggcctaacaaatgcccctgccgctttccagcacttcatgaatgaactATTCAAAGACTTACTggacgtatgcgtcatcatctaccttgatgacatcctaatttactctaaggatgacgcatcccatACAAAgcatgttcatgaagtcctaAAGTGGTTAATGGATAACCAGttattctgcaaggcatcaaaaTGCACCTTTCACGTCACCTCTGTTGAATACCTAGGGATTATTGTCTCcgataagggttttagtctggataagctcaaaatccaggcggtacaagaatggccggtacccactaaggtcaaagaagtccaatcatTTCTGGGATTCGCCAATTTCCTCCGttgctttgttgccaactttagtcacatggctaggccgctacacaacctagtcaaaaaggacactccttggaaatgggacatcAAAGAACAAGAGGCCTTCCAGGGGTTAAAGGACGCTATTACCAACGCACCCATACTATGTCATGCAGACCCGTCCAAGCCCTacttcctagaaacagacgcctcaggggcAGCACTAggctccatactcagccaacgccaggaagacggccgcctTCACCCACTAGGTTTTCTatctgagtcattcaagggcgccaaacagaactatgacacccatgacaaggagctgtTAGctatcatccgctcctttgagtattggcgtatcttcttggaaggaaccgtTCATCCTGTCACTGTGTTCACTGATCACCGCAACTTGgagtattggaaggagtcccggACGTTTAACCGTCGGCACGctagatggcacctactgtTAGCAGgctacaacttccaaattgtttaCCGCCCTGGAAAGCAGTCAGGAAAACCCAATGCCCTTTCACGCCGTTCTGATCACGCCAATATCCCACCCGCTGACCAAACCATGCTTCCAGAATCcatatttgccaacgtagccTTAGTCACGCCAGAGAAGGAattacaacgccagattgaatTGTCACTCGATCAGGACAAGTctttggaagaaatcctacaGTTCCTACAAAACGAGTCCAAAGCCCCACCTTCtatcaaacgcgcatttaaggattacaaaatggaggcagGCCTATTGTTCTATCAAGGACGTATTGTGGTCCCTGATGTGGGCTCTCTAAGGACGGATTTACTACGGATATTCCACGATAGtcccctggcaggacaccctggCAGGCAGCGTACTCTAGAACTAGTTTCACgcaactactattggccaggcaTCCAAGCAgatacatactggcacgtggattcCTGTGAGACTTGCCAACAAATCCAAAAACCAAAGTACGCTTCCATCCCCCCACAGCCACTCAAACGCCCATCCAGGCCATGGCAACACgtctcctatgacatgattgtagacttACCAAAGGACGGAAGCAGTGactccatcctagtcatagtggacagcttcaccaagtatggcatCTTTGttaaatgctccaaaaaactcaaggcacctgAACTTGCGGAGTTGTTCTTGGAACATGTATGGAAGCGCCATGGGATGCCGGAAAAGACCATATTGGACAGAGGCAGGGTTTTCAATAACAAGTTCTTACGGGCCCTGTACAAGCGATTAGGCATTGACCCTCATTTCTCCTCCgcctatcacccccagagcaatgGTCAGACGGAACAAGTAAACCCATCCATCAAGCatttcctcagggcttactcaggggttaaccaacgggactggactaaATGGTTACCTATGGccgaatttgcctacaacaacgcagtcCACAGTAGCACGGGAAAAACGCCATTCAAAGCCCTATACGGGTGGGAACCTAATTTGACACCATCCAACGTCCCTaccaacgtaccagaagcagatgaccTAGCTGaaacaatggaggcacaatggaaggaagtggaatctGCTTTACAACAATCCAAGCAGCAAATGGTAGACGGAGAATACGGAGCCCCAGTAGAATTCAaagttggagaagaagcatggCTTGATGCCAAGAACGTAAACCTCAAGACCCTGAGCCCAaagctaacggaacaacgcttagggccattcaaggttaCCCAAAAAATCTCTGACCGCGCTTACCAACTCAAACTACCTCCAACCATGCGcatccacaacgtattctacgtaggactcctgtcaaaagtcaagaGAGATGACAGACGCGCCTTTGAAAATTGCCCTCCACcggtcaccgtggatggagaggaagaatacaaggtcgAAGGGatcacggacatggaagaaagggacgggaaatggttcttcagggtaaaatggaagggctatggatcagaggagaacacttgggaaccaagggaaaacctcaagaacgccgaaaaaatcctaAAAAATttcgaaaaagaaatgaaaaagaaggtcctcggcgctgccaaggcccttagagggggggcagtgtcgtag
- a CDS encoding Retrotransposon gag protein translates to MEFLAAFGDPDATRAAKRKITTLTQSGTCADYITKFRTLAMELDWNDAALQGQFARGLHWEVSRQIATRKHCPRTLLELQNAALVIDNALREERASHPPKDSKTSRPSNPARGTSTSQSSTGSKKLSDNPNFVSEEEQNRRRAAGACIKCGKMGHKFAECRTGWKATPIKDKGKAKETAKIGKDSEYQLGKE, encoded by the coding sequence ATGGAGttcttggcagcatttggtgaccctgacgccacaagggccgccaagcggaagatcaccaccctcactcagtccggcacatgcgcggactatatcacaaagttcaggaccttggcaatggaactggactggaacgacgcagCCCTtcaaggccagtttgcccgcggcctccattgggaggtcagccgccaaattgcaacccgcaaacattgcccccGCACCCTTCtagagctgcaaaacgcagcacttgtcattgataatgccctccgtgaggagcgtgctagccatccgCCAAAGGATAGTAAGACTAGCAGACCAtctaaccccgcaagggggacaagtaccagcCAGTCAAGCACTGGTTCTAAGAAGCTCTCCGACAATCCAAACTTTGTGTCGGAAGAGGAACAaaatcgccgccgcgccgctggcgcctgcatcaaatgcggcaaaatgggccacaagtttgcggaatgccgcacaggctggaaggctacccctatcAAGGATAAAGGGAAAGCTAAAGAAAcggccaagattggcaaagactctgagtaccaattgggaaaagagtaa
- a CDS encoding Retrotransposable element Tf2 protein: MATHSRPASRTRSPINQGELGPHLPATPYVELGEVSLERITRLLLGLLGQIKSLKQKVEEVQEAGVETRTNLENISQAVNTVKGGLRSLQLHGPRTPEDTKPLAVEATPRPLPKANPIGLTSWVSFWPEPSKGLPTFAQPTPVRAVPPQVPSPPLSPCLQSPIGAPAPPPPAPVPSYPNPVKVDHPDAYTGKIGSEAKQWLTRMLAWTRLNLRMFPTDQEVLSFLLMNMKDSAGAWAHPHLDQLGSH, encoded by the coding sequence atggcaacccatTCCCGGCCAGCCTCTcgaacccgctccccaatcaatcaaggggAGCTGGGACCCCACCTTCCGGCAACCCCCTATGTCGAACTTGGGGAAGTATCCCTTGAGCGAATCACAagactcctccttggcctccttggtcAAATCAAGAGCCTCAAACAAAAGGTGGAAGAAGTCCAAGAAGCAGGGGTTGAGACCCGCACCaaccttgagaacatctctcaagccgtcaatactgtcaagggtgggcttagaagcctccaactccacgGGCCACGGACCCCAGAAGACACCAAGCCCCTGgccgtggaagcaacgccacgccccttaCCAAAAGCCAACCCTATTGGATTGACTAGTTGGGTCTCCTTCTGGCCTGAACCGTCCAAGGGGCTCCccacctttgcccaacccactccgGTCCGAGCAGtgcccccgcaagtcccatctccccctttaTCTCCAtgtctccaatcccccattggagcacctgcccctcctccaccggcTCCAGTCCCCTCCTATCCTAacccggtcaaagtagaccacccagatgcctatacaggcaagattgggagtgaagccaaacaatggctcacaaggatgctggCATGGACCCGGCTAAACTTGCGCATGTTTCCTACGGACCAAGAGGtcctatccttcctcctaatgaacatgaaggattccgcaggagcctgggcccacccccacctcgaccagcttgggtcacacTGA
- a CDS encoding Retrotransposable element Tf2 protein — translation MRQEVINLGVTMVEVATYAELEPLFPPASPELRKVSLKRVIRLLWGLQSQVDCIKRTLSEQAKISQEVQTNVKNILQTVNTVKDGLAQLQHSRGPHTPEEQKPPAVEETPRAAPKAKPIGKAQPFLGAPAPIISTGAPRRDPLSLFNPYPSSSFPLGPAPAPQGPPPAPIVTLAQPPVPSTVKVDHPDAFKGKIGSEAKQWLTHMLAWVCLNQRQFPLDLEVLSFLLMNMEEAAGAWAHPHLDQLGSHCALIQTVDEFKIEFLAAFGDPDATRAAEWKITSLTQTSTCAKYITKFRTLQMELNWNDAALCDAALIIDNALREERASHPQQGNKSSKTTTTPNQGASTSQQATKTGPLSSNPNYVLEEERNRRPAEGLCVKCGKPGHKFAECRTGWKATPKEDKGKAKEAAKIGKDSKYQLGKENQPLFTIPIKPEKKAESLEVLIDSGATSSFMHPQTAESLCLPLIDLPSPRTVTMLDGLSPQAGKIWKKAVLTFSLDGKQMTETFLICNTGSHTAILGLKWLDAHNPEINWNMRTLTLPHIPLEHVAIAKEEEADQNPLKGVPSEYHQYAKVFGEEEFNKLPPHRHYNIGIELTKEGPLNSPLYSMTDAKSATLKDWLRDKLKAGKICPSKSSISSPIMFVPKKDGSRQLVIDYRCLNNRTKKNVYPLPCPDDLMAQLHGAKEGDEWKTTFRTKYGLYKSLVMTFGLTNAPALFQHFMNKLFKDLLDVCVIIYLDNILIYSKNEADHTQHVHKVLRRLMDNQLFCKASKCTFHVTSVEYLGIIVLDKGFSLDKLKIQAVQEWPVPTKVKEVQSFLGFANFLQQFVANFSHIARPLHNLVKKDTLWKWDVKEQEAFQELKNAITNAPVLCHANPSKPYFLETDASGAALGSILSQQQEDGRLHPSGFLSKSFKGAKQNYNTHNKELLAIIRSLEYWRTFLEGTLHPITVFTDHRNLEYWKESRTFNRCHARWHLLLAGYNFQIVYCPGKQSGKPDALSRRSDHANIPPSNQTMLPELVFANAALVTPKKELQCQIEAALDQDKSLEEILQFLQNESKAPPSIKRAFKDYQMEAGLLFYQGQIIVPDVGTLRTDLLHIFHNSPLAGHPGRQQTLEPSRGTGFDSEEEEEPRRPKKEPRSTPRSLSSLTPFDTGSSVKHPKMDLPDPYKGEVRGQKATQWLDRMMLWVALHRDQFNKEEQMVVWILYHMTDKAANWALPIIGTIIKGEGNPPTTIMALMAKFKEAFADPDAKRAAARKIAALTQTTTTAEYVTEFRNLMAELDWNKEAYIAQFTRGLHWKVKELLSTKDSIPDNLKAIFAAAIKIDNIRRKNEENRPKKVPAKSPATTATTSTTTTRVRLSKDPNYVTPEERDSRRASGLCVKCGQKGHGIKQCPNGWKATIKEVAKCCTPL, via the exons atgcgacaagaggtaatcaacctgggtgttaccatg gtggaggtggctacgtatgctgag CTGGAACCCCTCtttccgccagcctcccctgagctccGCAAAGTATCTCTCAagcgggtcatccgcctcCTCTGGGgactccaatcccaagttgACTGCATCAAGCGGACCCTCTCAGAACAAGCCAAAATTAGCCAAGAGGTTCAGACCAACGTCAAGAACATCTTGCAAACGgtcaatactgtcaaggatgggcttgcccaactCCAGCACTCCCGGGGcccccacaccccagaagaacaaaaacctCCTGCGGTtgaggaaactcccagggccgcgcccaaagccaagcctattggcaaggctcaaccattccttggggccccagcccctatcatctccacaggggcTCCCAGGCGCGACCCCCTCTCATTATTCAACCCATacccttcctcctccttccctttgggACCAGCTCCAGccccccaaggacctccaccagcaccTATTGTCACCTTGGCGCAGCCTCCAGtcccctccactgtaaaggtggaccacccagatgccttcaaaggcaaaatagggtcagaggccaaacaatggctaacacatatgttggcctgggtttgCCTCAACCAGAGGCAGTTCCCCTTggacctggaggtcctcAGCTTCCTTCTCATGAACATGGAGGAAGCggcaggggcctgggcccacccccACCTGGACCAATTAGGGTCCCATTGCGCACTCATCCAGACCGTGGATGAGTTCAAAATTGAATTCCTGGCTGCTTTTGGCGACCCAGATGCAACCAGAGCAGCAGAGTGGAAAATCACTTCCCTCACTCAGACCAGCACTTGTGCCAAATATATCACCAAGTTCCGCACACTGCAAATGGAACTCAACTGGAATGACGCTGCACTTTGCG ATGCTGCCCTCattattgacaacgccctccgtgaggaaCGCGCTAGCCACCCGcaacagggtaataagtctagcaaaaCCACCACAACCCCCAACCagggggcaagtaccagccaacaggccaccaaaaccggtcccctctcttccaaccccaactacgtcttggaagaggaacgcaACCGCCGCCCTGCAGAAGGactctgtgtcaaatgcggtaAACCAGGGCATAAATTTGCCGAGTGCCGGACCggatggaaggctaccccaaaagaggataaggggaaagccaaagaagccgccaagattggcaaagactccaagtaccaattgggaaaaga AAATCAACCCTTGTTCactattccaatcaaaccagagaaaaaagcggaatcactagaagtcctgattgactcaggcgccacctcctcaTTCATGCACCCTCAaaccgcggaatcactctgccttccactcattgacctcccTTCACCCCGCACTGTtaccatgcttgatgggttgagcccccaggctggcaaaatctggaaaaaggcagtcctaaccttctcccttgacggcaaacaaatgactgagaccttcctcatatgtaatacagggtctcacaCCGCTATCTTGGGATTaaaatggttggatgcccacaatCCGGAAATCAATTGGAACATGCGTACCCTTACCTTACCTCACATTCCCCtggaacacgtggccatagccaaggaagaagaagctgatcagaACCCCCTCAAAGGAGTACCCTctgaataccaccaatacgccaaggtgtttggagaagaagaattcaacaagcttccccctcataggcattacaatattgggattgaactcaccaaagaaggccccctcaactCTCCTctttacagtatgacagatgCCAAATCTGCCACACttaaggactggctcagggacaagttGAAAGCTGGGAAAATTTGCCCTAGCAAATCTTCAATTAGTTCTCCCatcatgtttgttccaaaaaaggatggttcccgccaaTTGGTCATTGACTACCGTTGCCTCaacaaccggacaaaaaagaatgTATATCCACTACcctgtccagatgacctcatggcccagctccatggcgccaag gaaggtgacgaatggaaaaccacgttccgtaccaaatatggcctttacaaatccctggtaaTGACTTTTGGCTTGACAAATGCGCCCGCCTtgttccaacacttcatgaacaaactattCAAGGATCTTctagatgtatgcgtcatcatttacctcgACAACATCTTGATCTATTCCAAAAATGAAGCGGACCATACCCAGCACGTTCACAAGGTCCTAAGGCGGCTAATGGATAACCAATTATTCTGTAAAGCATCCAagtgtaccttccacgtcacatctgtggaatacctagggATTATTGTTTTGGACAAAGGTTTTAGtttggataagctcaaaatccaagcAGTCCAGGAATGGCCAGTACCAACtaaggtcaaggaagtccaatctttcttagggtttgccaatttcctacaacagtttgttgccaacttcagtcacatAGCCAGGCCACTAcataacctggtcaagaaagacacgctgtggaaatgggacgtcaaggaacaggaagctttccaggaactaaagaacgccatcaccaatgcTCCAGTCCTCTGTCACGCCAACCCATCCAAACCTTacttcttggaaacagacgcctcCGGCGCAGCCTTGGGTTCCATACTTagtcaacaacaagaagatgGCCGCCTGCACCCATCAGGGTTCCTATccaaatcattcaagggagccaaacagaattacaacacgcacaacaaggagctcctagcTATTATCCGCTcccttgagtactggcgtaccttcctggaaggaactcTACACCCAATCACTGTGTTCACAgaccaccgcaacctggagtactggaaagaaTCCCGCACATTCAACCGTTGCCACGCACGATGGCACCTCCTATTAGCAggatataacttccagattgtctaTTGTCCAGGAAAACAGTCGGGAAAACCAGACGCTCTCTCACGCCGCTCAGATCATGCCAATATTCCACCCTCcaaccagaccatgctccctgaACTTGTATTTGCTAACGCAGCCTTAGTAACCCCCAAGAAGGAGCTCCAATGTCAAATTGAGGCCGCCCTTGATCAGGACAAATCATTGgaggaaatattacaattcctccagaatgagtccaaggcacctCCATCCATTAAGCGCGCCTTCAAGGATTACCAAATGGAGGCAGGGCtcctcttctaccaaggacaaatcaTAGTCCCTGATGTTGGAACACTAAGAACAGACTTACTCCacatcttccacaacagccccttggcgGGACACCCAGGAAGACAACAAACCTTaga gccatcaagaggaacagggtttgattcagaggaagaagaggagcccagacgccccaaaaaggagcctcgcagcacgcctaggagcctcagctccctcaccccctttgacacAGGATCCAGCGTAAAGCaccccaagatggacctcccagaTCCCTACAAAGGAGAAGTCAGGGGCCAAAAAGCCACTCAATGGCTGGATaggatgatgctctgggtagccctccatcGTGATCAATTCAacaaggaggaacaaatggttgtgtggatcctataccacatgactgacaaagctgccaactgggcactccccatcattgggacgatcatcaagggcgagggaaatCCCCCTACCACCATAATGGCCTtaatggccaaattcaaggaagcctttgcGGATCCCGATGCCAAGAGGGCAGCCGCCAGAAAGATTGCCGCGCtaactcagaccacaaccacggctgagtacgtcacggaattccgcaatctcatggcggagctagactggaacaaggaggcctatatcgcgcagttcacgcggggtctccactggaaggtcaaggaactgctgtCTACCAAAGATAGCATCCCTGACAATCTCAAAGCCATCTTTGCAGCGGCaattaaaattgacaacatccgccgcaaaaatgaggaaaacCGGCCAAAGAAGgttcctgccaagtccccggccactacggccaccacttccactaccaccactagggtccgcctatccaaggaccccaactacgtcactccagaagaaagggacAGCCGCCGCGCCTCGggcctctgtgtcaaatgcggccaaaaggggcatggaatcaagcaatgtcccaacggctggaaagccacaatcaaggaggttgccaaatgttgtacaccactgtaa